In Pikeienuella piscinae, the sequence ACCTATCTGATCGGCGCGGCGGCGGCGGAATTCGCCGCGACGCTGGGCGACGCGCCGCACGAGATATGCGGCGATCTCGGAACCGCGCTGAGCCGTGCGGCGGCCGAGGCGGAGGCGGGCGAGACCGTGCTCCTGTCCCCCGCCTGCGCCAGTTTCGACCAGTTCGCCAGTTTCGAGGCCCGCGGCGACGCCTTTCGCGCCGCCGTGTTGAGATTGATCGGGGAGGGGACATGACCGAGCTCACCTTTCGCGCGCCGCAGGGCGCATTCGTCGATCCCTCGATCCTCGGGCGCTGGTGGCGGACCATCGACAAGCTGACGCTGCTCGCGCTCATCCTTCTCGTCCTTGTCGGTCTGCTGATCAGCTTCGCCGCCTCTGTGCCGCTGGCCGAGAAGAACGGCCTGCCGCAATTCTATTTCGTTACCCGCCACGCTGTTTTTGCGATGATCTCGGTGGGTTTGATGCTGACGCTGTCGGTGCTGACGCCGGACCAGGTGCGGCGCAACGGCGTGAGGCTATTTCTTTTCGCCTTCGTCGCCGTCGCCCTGCTGCCGGTCTTCGGCACCGATTTCGGCAAGGGCGCGGTGCGGTGGTATTCCTTCGGGCTTTCCGTGCAGCCGTCGGAGTTTCTGAAACCCGGCCTCGCGGTGCTTACCGGCTGGATGATGGCGGCCTCGCTTCGGCCGATGGGGCCGCCGGGGGTGTCGCTTTCCTTCCTGGTTACGGCGGCGGTGATCGGCGCGCTGGCGATCCAGCCCGATTTCGGCCAGGCGCTGCTGGTCATCGCGTCCTGGGGCGCGATGTTCTTCGTCTGGGGCGCGCCGATCTGGCTGATGGTGATGCTCGTCGGGCTCGGCGTAGGGCTGATCTGGTTCGCCTACGCGAATTTCGAATATGTCGCGAGCCGCATCAATGACTACTGGTCGGAGGAGATCGATCCGACGAGCCAGATCGGTTACGCGACCAACGCGATCCTGAAGGGCGGGTTCTTCGGCGTCGGCGCCGGCGAAGGCTCGGTCAAATGGTCGCTGCCCGACGCGCATACCGATTTCGTGATGGCGGTGGCGGCGGAGGAATACGGGTTGCTTTTCTGCCTCCTGGTGATCGGGCTCTACCTTCTCATCACGCTTCGGGCGCTGAAACGGCTGATGCGCGAACGCGAGCCTTTCGTCCGCGTCGCCGGATCGGGCCTTGCGGTGATGATCGGGCTTCAGGCCTTCATCAATATCGGCGTCACGTTCACACTTCTTCCGGCGAAGGGGATGACGCTGCCGTTCATCTCCTATGGCGGCTCGTCGATGGTCGCATCGGGCGTCGCGATGGGGCTGATGCTGGCGCTGACCCGCGACCGGCCGCAGGACCATGTGACCGACCGGCTCGGCGGCGGCCGGTGACGGACGCGCGTCTTCTGGTGATCGCCGCAGGCGGCACCGGCGGGCACATGTTCCCGGCGCAGGCGCTGGCGGAAGAGATGCTGGCGCGGGGTTGGCGCGTCGCGCTCTCCACCGATGATCGCGGGCTTCGGTACGCCGGCGGATTTCCCGAAGACGTCGAGAGGCGCGCGCTTTCCGCCGCGACTTTCGCGCGGGGCGGCCTCGGGGCGAAGGCGCTGGCGCCCTTTCGCATATTGAAAGGCGTGATCGAAGCCGTGCGCTGGTTCAGGGCTGACCGGCCGACTGCGGTCGCCGGGTTCGGCGGGTACCCGTCGCTTCCGGCGCTGGCGGCGGCCGCCCGGATCGGGGCGCCGCGGCTGATTCACGAACAGAATGGCGTTCTCGGCCGGGTGAACCGTCTTTTCGCGCGCCGGGTCGA encodes:
- a CDS encoding peptidoglycan glycosyltransferase FtsW, with the translated sequence MTELTFRAPQGAFVDPSILGRWWRTIDKLTLLALILLVLVGLLISFAASVPLAEKNGLPQFYFVTRHAVFAMISVGLMLTLSVLTPDQVRRNGVRLFLFAFVAVALLPVFGTDFGKGAVRWYSFGLSVQPSEFLKPGLAVLTGWMMAASLRPMGPPGVSLSFLVTAAVIGALAIQPDFGQALLVIASWGAMFFVWGAPIWLMVMLVGLGVGLIWFAYANFEYVASRINDYWSEEIDPTSQIGYATNAILKGGFFGVGAGEGSVKWSLPDAHTDFVMAVAAEEYGLLFCLLVIGLYLLITLRALKRLMREREPFVRVAGSGLAVMIGLQAFINIGVTFTLLPAKGMTLPFISYGGSSMVASGVAMGLMLALTRDRPQDHVTDRLGGGR